One Glycine max cultivar Williams 82 chromosome 4, Glycine_max_v4.0, whole genome shotgun sequence DNA segment encodes these proteins:
- the LOC100785442 gene encoding plasma membrane ATPase 4, producing the protein MGGISLEEIKNENVDLEKIPVEEVFESLKCSTAGLTSDEGANRLQVFGPNKLEEKKESKLLKFLGFMWNPLSWVMEAAAIMAIALANGGGRPPDWQDFVGIIALLFINSTISFIEENNAGNAAAALMAGLAPKTKVLRDGRWTEQDAAILVPGDIISIKLGDIIPADARLLEGDALSVDQSALTGESLPVTKNPSEEVFSGSTVKKGEIEAVVIATGVHTFFGKAAHLVDSTNQVGHFQKVLTAIGNFCICSIAVGIIIELIVMYPIQHRKYRDGIDNLLVLLIGGIPIAMPTVLSVTMAIGSHRLSQQGAITKRMTAIEEMAGMDVLCSDKTGTLTLNKLSVDKNLIEVFAKGVEKDYVILLAARASRTENQDAIDAAIVGMLADPKEARAGIREVHFLPFNPVDKRTALTYIDSDGNWHRSSKGAPEQILNLCNCKEDVRKRVHGTIDKFAERGLRSLGVARQEVPEKNKDSPGAPWQFVGLLPLFDPPRHDSAETITRALNLGVNVKMITGDQLAIAKETGRRLGMGTNMYPSSSLLGQSKDAAVSAVPVDELIEKADGFAGVFPEHKYEIVKRLQERKHICGMTGDGVNDAPALKKADIGIAVADATDAARSASDIVLTEPGLSVIISAVLTSRAIFQRMKNYTIYAVSITIRIVFGFMFIALIWKFDFAPFMVLIIAILNDGTIMTISKDRVKPSPMPDSWKLREIFATGIVLGSYMALMTVVFFWIMKDTDFFSDKFGVRSIRNSPGEMMAALYLQVSIISQALIFVTRSRSWSYVERPGLLLLSAFMIAQLVATFLAVYANWGFARIQGMGWGWAGVIWLYSLVTYIPLDILKFAIRYVLSGKAWDNLLENKTAFTTKKDYGKEEREAQWATAQRTLHGLQPPETTNLFNDKNSYRELSEIAEQAKRRAEVARLRELHTLKGHVESVVKLKGLDIDTIQQHYTV; encoded by the exons ATGGGCGGTATCAGCCTTGAGGAAATCAAAAACGAAAACGTCGatctg GAAAAAATTCCAGTAGAGGAAGTGTTCGAGTCGCTGAAATGTTCAACAGCAGGTCTAACATCAGACGAAGGAGCCAACAGGCTTCAAGTTTTTGGACCAAACAAATTGGAAGAGAAAAAg GAGAGCAAACTTTTGAAGTTTTTGGGTTTCATGTGGAACCCCTTATCATGGGTCATGGAAGCTGCTGCTATAATGGCCATTGCTTTGGCCAATGGTGGAGGAAGGCCTCCGGATTGGCAAGATTTTGTTGGTATCATTGCTCTCTTGTTCATTAACTCCACAATCAGTTTCATTGAAGAAAATAATGCTGGTAATGCTGCTGCTGCACTTATGGCTGGTTTAGCTCCCAAGACTAAG GTTCTTAGAGATGGGAGATGGACTGAACAAGATGCTGCAATTTTGGTCCCGGGAGACATAATCAGCATCAAACTGGGAGATATCATTCCTGCTGATGCACGTCTTCTGGAGGGTGATGCTTtgagtgttgatcagtctgctTTGACTGGAGAGTCTCTTCCAGTAACAAAGAATCCCTCTGAGGAAGTGTTTTCTGGATCAACCGTTAAGAAGGGTGAGATAGAAGCAGTGGTGATTGCCACTGGAGTGCACACCTTTTTTGGCAAAGCTGCTCATCTGGTTGACAGCACAAACCAAGTTGGTCACTTCCAGAAAGTGCTTACAGCAATTGGTAACTTCTGCATTTGCTCCATCGCGGTGGGAATAATCATTGAGCTCATAGTCATGTACCCAATACAACACCGCAAGTACAGAGATGGGATTGACAATCTGTTGGTTCTTTTGATTGGAGGAATTCCAATTGCCATGCCAACTGTTCTGTCTGTCACTATGGCTATTGGTTCTCACAGGCTTTCGCAGCAAGGTGCCATTACAAAACGTATGACGGCTATCGAGGAAATGGCAGGAATGGATGTCCTCTGCAGTGACAAAACTGGAACTCTCACCTTAAATAAGCTCAGTGTTGACAAAAACCTGATTGAGGTTTTTGCCAAGGGTGTTGAGAAGGACTATGTTATCCTTCTTGCTGCAAGGGCTTCTAGGACTGAGAATCAGGATGCTATAGATGCTGCAATTGTTGGTATGCTTGCTGATCCAAAGGAG GCACGAGCTGGTATCAGGGAGGTCCACTTTCTTCCATTCAATCCTGTGGACAAGAGGACTGCTCTAACTTACATTGATTCTGATGGAAATTGGCATCGATCTAGCAAAGGTGCTCCTGAGCAG ATATTGAACCTCTGCAACTGCAAAGAGGATGTAAGGAAAAGGGTTCATGGAACGATTGACAAGTTTGCTGAGCGTGGACTCCGTTCTTTAGGTGTTGCTAGACAG GAAGTACCTGAGAAAAACAAGGATAGTCCTGGTGCACCATGGCAATTTGTTGGTCTGCTACCACTTTTTGATCCTCCAAGGCATGACAGTGCGGAAACCATCACAAGAGCTCTGAACCTTGGTGTGAATGTTAAGATGATCACTG GTGATCAGCTTGCCATTGCCAAAGAAACTGGCCGAAGGCTTGGGATGGGAACAAACATGTACCCATCTTCTTCATTGCTTGGCCAAAGCAAGGATGCTGCTGTTTCAGCTGTTCCAGTTGATGAATTGATTGAGAAGGCTGATGGATTTGCTGGAGTATTCCCTG AACACAAATATGAAATCGTGAAGAGGCTGCAAGAGAGGAAGCATATTTGTGGAATGACAGGTGATGGTGTCAACGATGCTCCTGCATTAAAGAAAGCAGACATTGGAATTGCTGTTGCTGATGCTACAGATGCTGCAAGAAGTGCTTCTGACATTGTCCTCACTGAACCTGGTCTGAGTGTCATTATTAGTGCAGTGCTAACCAGCAGGGCAATTTTCCAAAGGATGAAGAATTATACT ATCTATGCAGTGTCAATCACCATTCGTATAGTA TTTGGTTTCATGTTTATTGCATTGatttggaaatttgattttgcACCCTTCATGGTGTTGATTATTGCCATACTAAACGATG GTACCATCATGACAATATCCAAGGATCGAGTGAAACCATCTCCAATGCCAGACAGCTGGAAGCTGAGGGAGATATTTGCCACTGGTATTGTGCTAGGAAGTTACATGGCACTAATGACAGTAGTATTTTTCTGGATCATGAAGGATACCGACTTCTTCTcg GACAAGTTCGGTGTGAGGTCTATAAGGAACAGCCCCGGAGAAATGATGGCAGCCCTGTACCTACAAGTCAGTATCATAAGTCAAGCACTAATTTTTGTCACAAGGTCCCGCAGCTGGTCCTATGTTGAAAGACCTGGTCTTCTTCTACTGAGTGCTTTTATGATTGCACAACTG GTGGCAACTTTTCTGGCAGTATATGCTAACTGGGGCTTCGCAAGAATTCAGGGAATGGGATGGGGTTGGGCTGGTGTAATCTGGCTCTACAGTTTAGTGACATATATCCCTCTTGATATACTCAAATTCGCAATCCGCTATGTTCTGAGTGGGAAGGCTTGGGATAATCTTTTGGAGAACAAG ACTGCCTTCACTACAAAGAAAGACTATGgcaaagaagagagagaagcaCAGTGGGCAACTGCACAGAGGACTCTTCATGGTCTTCAGCCACCTGAAACAACCAACCTTTTCAATGACAAGAACAGTTACAGGGAGCTGTCAGAGATTGCTGAGCAAGCTAAGAGACGTGCCGAGGTTGCAAG GCTCAGGGAGCTTCATACTCTGAAAGGACATGTTGAGTCAGTGGTGAAGCTGAAGGGACTTGACATTGATACAATCCAACAACATTATACAGTTTAA
- the LOC100786656 gene encoding uncharacterized protein isoform X1: MESDVEESLRKRPRKYPFSADSSSRKQFEQYSGRTFAFTGEVNFMQDDDNRLEITRTKFGSLLKRHGDLTERLARDSDKIIFERLQKEFEAARASQTEEICLDGEEWNDGLLATIRERVHMEADRKAMHGDADILACPQDKITYKIGNKQVICCLEGARIGVQYETSFAGEPCEFYHCVLESKSFLEKMTVLEHTVPFFLPIREIENDLLSSNAMKFIDHVGDLLQAFVDRREQVRLIKELYGNQIRELYHSLPYHMIEFVLDDSDCKVTVSLRYADLISVLPTRISVLAWPMFNKNTMATLSRKEDGLSGSHSSPIRLTYAEDALRTMSLPEAYAEIVLNLPQALQQTYHQKAPA; this comes from the exons ATGGAGAGCGATGTCGAAGAATCTCTGCGGAAGAGGCCCAGAAAATACCCTTTCTCCGCCGATTCATCTTCTCGCAag CAATTTGAACAATATTCTGGACGGACATTTGCATTTACGGGGGAAGTG AATTTTATGCAAGATGATGATAATCGTCTGGAGATTACCCGAACTAAAT TTGGAAGTTTGCTTAAAAGACACGGAGATTTGACAGAGCGTCTTGCTAG GGATTCTGACAAGATAATATTTGAGCGTCTACAGAAGGAGTTTGAAGCTGCACGAGCTTCTCAAACTGAAG agatATGTTTAGACGGGGAAGAGTGGAATGATGGACTACTAGCTACAATAAGAGAGCGG GTGCATATGGAGGCAGACAGAAAAGCAATGCATGGGGATGCTGACATATTAGCATGTCCTCAggataaaattacatataaaattgGAAACAAG CAGGTAATTTGCTGTTTGGAAGGGGCAAGAATTGGTGTACAATATGAGACATCTTTTGCTG GTGAACCTTGTGAGTTTTACCATTGTGTGCTGGAGAGTAAGTCATTTCTTGAAAAGATGACTGTCCTTGAACATACAGTTCCATTTTTCCTGCCAATAcgagaaatagaaaatgatctCCTTTCATCCAATGCAATG AAATTCATAGATCATGTTGGAGATCTATTGCAGGCTTTTGTGGATAGACGGGAACAG GTCAGACTTATAAAGGAGCTGTATGGAAATCAAATTAGAGAGCTGTATCATAGCCTTCCCTACCATATGATCGAATTTGTATTGGATGATTCTGATTG cAAGGTGACAGTCAGCCTTAGATATGCAGATCTCATTTCGGTGCTTCCAACTCGAATTTCAGTGCTAGCCTGGCCTATGTTCAATAAAAATACTATGGCTACTTTGAGCAGGAAGGAAGATGGACTCTCAGGAAGTCATTCTTCTCCAATTCGCTTAACCTATGCAGAAGATGCCTTACGAACCATGAGTTTACCTGAAG CATATGCAGAGATTGTATTAAACTTACCACAGGCGCTTCAGCAGACGTATCATCAAAAAGCCCCTGCTTAG
- the LOC100786656 gene encoding uncharacterized protein isoform X2 translates to MESDVEESLRKRPRKYPFSADSSSRKQFEQYSGRTFAFTGEVNFMQDDDNRLEITRTKFGSLLKRHGDLTERLARDSDKIIFERLQKEFEAARASQTEEICLDGEEWNDGLLATIRERVHMEADRKAMHGDADILACPQDKITYKIGNKVICCLEGARIGVQYETSFAGEPCEFYHCVLESKSFLEKMTVLEHTVPFFLPIREIENDLLSSNAMKFIDHVGDLLQAFVDRREQVRLIKELYGNQIRELYHSLPYHMIEFVLDDSDCKVTVSLRYADLISVLPTRISVLAWPMFNKNTMATLSRKEDGLSGSHSSPIRLTYAEDALRTMSLPEAYAEIVLNLPQALQQTYHQKAPA, encoded by the exons ATGGAGAGCGATGTCGAAGAATCTCTGCGGAAGAGGCCCAGAAAATACCCTTTCTCCGCCGATTCATCTTCTCGCAag CAATTTGAACAATATTCTGGACGGACATTTGCATTTACGGGGGAAGTG AATTTTATGCAAGATGATGATAATCGTCTGGAGATTACCCGAACTAAAT TTGGAAGTTTGCTTAAAAGACACGGAGATTTGACAGAGCGTCTTGCTAG GGATTCTGACAAGATAATATTTGAGCGTCTACAGAAGGAGTTTGAAGCTGCACGAGCTTCTCAAACTGAAG agatATGTTTAGACGGGGAAGAGTGGAATGATGGACTACTAGCTACAATAAGAGAGCGG GTGCATATGGAGGCAGACAGAAAAGCAATGCATGGGGATGCTGACATATTAGCATGTCCTCAggataaaattacatataaaattgGAAACAAG GTAATTTGCTGTTTGGAAGGGGCAAGAATTGGTGTACAATATGAGACATCTTTTGCTG GTGAACCTTGTGAGTTTTACCATTGTGTGCTGGAGAGTAAGTCATTTCTTGAAAAGATGACTGTCCTTGAACATACAGTTCCATTTTTCCTGCCAATAcgagaaatagaaaatgatctCCTTTCATCCAATGCAATG AAATTCATAGATCATGTTGGAGATCTATTGCAGGCTTTTGTGGATAGACGGGAACAG GTCAGACTTATAAAGGAGCTGTATGGAAATCAAATTAGAGAGCTGTATCATAGCCTTCCCTACCATATGATCGAATTTGTATTGGATGATTCTGATTG cAAGGTGACAGTCAGCCTTAGATATGCAGATCTCATTTCGGTGCTTCCAACTCGAATTTCAGTGCTAGCCTGGCCTATGTTCAATAAAAATACTATGGCTACTTTGAGCAGGAAGGAAGATGGACTCTCAGGAAGTCATTCTTCTCCAATTCGCTTAACCTATGCAGAAGATGCCTTACGAACCATGAGTTTACCTGAAG CATATGCAGAGATTGTATTAAACTTACCACAGGCGCTTCAGCAGACGTATCATCAAAAAGCCCCTGCTTAG
- the LOC100799736 gene encoding uncharacterized protein — protein MQPQQSSRIDLGELRAQIVKKLGADKSKRYFYYLNRFLSQKLSKTEFDKLCFRVLGRENLPLHNHFIKSILKNACQAKTPPPIHPPDPLKSGEHASDMSPGREDGHEHSVASFQNQSQKAPVWSNGFLPASPKVRSGVRERKLRDRPSPLGPNGKVDSVSHQIMGTEDCGSKVDMENGIRSPCDYQRPIQHLQAVAELPENERGDVVQKPAEKPRIHGKGPAEMSIVEDGEEVDQLSRLGFSRSPLIAPLGIPYCSASVGGARKTLPVSSAGDFDSCCDSGRLSDTDTLRRRMEQIAAVQGLGAVSMECANMLNSMLDVYLKRLIRSCVELVGTRSTNELRKPLAPKQQMQGKVINDMWPNNHLHVQCAGGSAEAVPEHRPPCSVSLHDFKVAMELNPRQLGEDCPLLLEKISMQSFEE, from the coding sequence ATGCAACCCCAGCAGAGCTCAAGAATTGATTTGGGTGAATTGAGAGCACAGATTGTAAAGAAGCTTGGAGCGGATAAGTCGAAGCGTTACTTTTATTACTTGAACAGGTTTTTGAGTCAGAAGTTGAGCAAGACTGAGTTTGATAAGTTATGTTTTCGAGTTCTTGGGAGGGAGAATCTTCCATTGCACAACCATTTTATAAAGTCAATTTTGAAGAATGCCTGTCAAGCCAAGACCCCACCACCAATCCATCCGCCAGATCCCCTGAAGTCTGGAGAACATGCTTCAGACATGTCTCCTGGCAGGGAAGATGGGCATGAACACAGTGTTGCCAGCTTCCAAAATCAAAGTCAGAAAGCACCCGTTTGGTCAAATGGGTTTTTGCCGGCATCCCCTAAGGTTAGGTCTGGAGTACGTGAACGGAAGCTGAGAGATAGGCCAAGCCCTCTTGGACCAAATGGGAAGGTTGATTCTGTTTCTCACCAAATCATGGGTACAGAAGACTGTGGTAGTAAGGTTGACATGGAGAATGGAATTCGTTCTCCATGTGATTACCAGAGACCAATACAGCATCTTCAAGCTGTTGCTGAGCTACCTGAGAATGAAAGGGGAGATGTTGTTCAGAAACCTGCAGAAAAACCAAGAATACACGGGAAAGGGCCGGCTGAAATGTCAATTGTTGAAGACGGGGAAGAAGTGGATCAGTTAAGTCGCCTGGGTTTCTCTAGAAGTCCCTTGATAGCACCACTTGGGATTCCTTACTGCTCAGCAAGTGTAGGGGGAGCCCGCAAAACATTGCCAGTGAGTAGTGCTGGTGATTTTGATAGCTGTTGTGACAGTGGTAGGTTGTCTGATACAGATACACTGCGGAGGCGCATGGAGCAGATTGCTGCAGTACAAGGTCTTGGAGCTGTTTCTATGGAATGTGCAAATATGTTGAATAGTATGTTGGATGTGTACTTGAAACGGTTGATCAGGTCCTGTGTTGAATTAGTTGGAACTAGGTCTACAAATGAGCTGAGGAAGCCCCTTGCCCCCAAACAGCAGATGCAGGGTAAGGTCATCAACGACATGTGGCCAAATAATCATTTACATGTGCAGTGTGCTGGTGGGTCAGCAGAAGCTGTGCCTGAACACAGACCACCATGCTCAGTTTCTTTGCATGATTTTAAAGTTGCCATGGAACTAAATCCACGGCAACTTGGAGAAGATTGCCCTCTGCTATTGGAGAAAATATCCATGCAATCGTTTGAGGAATAA
- the LOC100787213 gene encoding E3 ubiquitin-protein ligase MBR2 isoform X2, with amino-acid sequence MDEYSAKRATDGVVVPRKGIRHAFRDTANARDQNGQVCSRITCSSRVNTPKGAQIGSSEKGKSLKPSIQSSSAGKEAIGSSSRTFFKTNSPGKPLIKPRKSPSSQLETDSSEISSVQDDSEVSKLAPPPEKSQTNVQAELENTVSGNAMMEVGSSSVVSNTRSRRNFHPKPGLRGQEIKSTGPVTRAGTSRYGLRNLKCNTISDVIPAGCSPSDSTLNRKKDVIKKRNCEGEGSSTGRGKKMSGSSLEARNSGSRNGISISDSRISRNTPHRDRSDSNMAPVRTRKLISGRTRGRLSSQGNANPMPPNESLVKIPDLPRSGGLNIPGVSRHTSVDSPLSCPSSHSRPVTGSEELYGVMPVSPSEYGLTHSLMNLDSFRRRYNMDSIAEVLVALDRIEQDVELTHEQIRLLESNLFLTGLNFYDPHRDMRLDIDNMSYEQLLALEERMGTVSTALTEETLSECLKKSFYQSPPSENAAESCNEHKDDTKCSICQEEYVAADEVGSLQCEHAYHVACIQQWLQLKNWCPICKASVAPSNSSPSQ; translated from the exons ATGGATGAATATTCTGCTAAAAGAGCCACTGATGGGGTGGTAGTCCCTAGAAAGGGGATACGCCATGCATTTAGAGATACTGCTAACGCCAGAGATCAAAATGGTCAGGTGTGCAGCCGCATTACTTGTAGTAGCAGAGTCAATACTCCTAAAGGTGCTCAAATTGGTTCTTCTGAAAAAGGTAAATCTTTGAAACCTTCAATCCAATCTTCTTCAGCTGGCAAGGAAGCAATTGGAAGCTCCTCTAGAACATTTTTCAAGACTAATAGCCCAGGAAAACCGCTTATAAAGCCACGGAAATCACCATCATCTCAGTTAGAGACAGATTCATCTGAAATTAGTAGTGTACAGGATGATTCAGAAGTTTCAAAACTCGCCCCTCCCCCTGAAAAAAGTCAGACAAATGTTCAAGCTGAATTGGAAAATACAGTGTCTGGTAATGCCATGATGGAAGTAGGAAGCTCTAGTGTAGTATCCAATACAAGATCTCGGAGGAATTTTCATCCAAAGCCTGGATTAAGGGGCCAAGAAATTAAAAGCACTGGTCCAGTGACACGTGCTGGTACCAGTAGGTATGGATTGAGGAACCTCAAATGCAACACTATTTCTGATGTCATCCCTGCTGGTTGTTCACCTTCAGATTCAACCCTTAACAGAAAGAAGGATGtcataaaaaagagaaattgtGAAGGGGAAGGTAGTTCCACTGGTAGAGGGAAGAAAATGAGCGGGTCTTCATTAGAAGCACGAAATTCTGGCTCCAGAAATGGCATATCTATCTCTGATTCAAGAATATCTAGGAATACTCCTCACAGGGACAGGTCAGACAGCAACATGGCACCAGTTAGAACTCGAAAATTGATTAGTGGTCGTACCAGGGGAAGGCTTTCTAGCCAAGGAAATGCCAATCCCATGCCACCTAATGAGTCCCTTGTCAAGATACCTGATTTGCCCCGTTCTGGTGGTCTTAATATTCCTGGTGTATCACGTCATACTTCTGTAGATAGTCCCTTAAGTTGTCCTAGCTCTCATAGTAGACCAGTTACTGGCAGTGAGGAGTTATATGGTGTTATGCCTGTATCTCCTTCAGAGTATGGCCTCACTCATTCTCTAATGAATCTGGATAGCTTTCGACGACGTTACAACATGGATAGTATTGCAGAG gtATTGGTGGCACTTGATAGGATTGAACAAGATGTTGAGCTAACACATGAG CAAATTCGTTTACTGGAATCCAACTTGTTCCTAACTGGACTAAACTTCTACGATCCACATAGAGACATGCGATTGGACATTGATAACATGTCGTATGAG CAACTGCTGGCTTTGGAAGAGAGGATGGGTACTGTGAGCACAGCTCTAACAGAGGAAACACTATCAGAATGCCTAAAGAAAAGTTTCTACCAGTCCCCACCCTCTGAAAATGCAGCTGAGAGTTGCAATGAACATAAGGATGATACCAAATGCAGCATTTGCCAG GAGGAATATGTGGCTGCAGATGAAGTGGGGAGTCTGCAATGCGAGCATGCGTATCATGTGGCTTGCATACAGCAGTGGCTACAGCTAAAGAACTGGTGCCCTATTTGCAAAGCATCAGTGGCACCGTCAAATTCATCACCATCCCAATGA
- the LOC100787213 gene encoding probable E3 ubiquitin-protein ligase RHG1A isoform X1: MDEYSAKRATDGVVVPRKGIRHAFRDTANARDQNGQVCSRITCSSRVNTPKGAQIGSSEKGKSLKPSIQSSSAGKEAIGSSSRTFFKTNSPGKPLIKPRKSPSSQLETDSSEISSVQDDSEVSKLAPPPEKSQTNVQAELENTVSGNAMMEVGSSSVVSNTRSRRNFHPKPGLRGQEIKSTGPVTRAGTSRYGLRNLKCNTISDVIPAGCSPSDSTLNRKKDVIKKRNCEGEGSSTGRGKKMSGSSLEARNSGSRNGISISDSRISRNTPHRDRSDSNMAPVRTRKLISGRTRGRLSSQGNANPMPPNESLVKIPDLPRSGGLNIPGVSRHTSVDSPLSCPSSHSRPVTGSEELYGVMPVSPSEYGLTHSLMNLDSFRRRYNMDSIAEVLVALDRIEQDVELTHEQIRLLESNLFLTGLNFYDPHRDMRLDIDNMSYEQLLALEERMGTVSTALTEETLSECLKKSFYQSPPSENAAESCNEHKDDTKCSICQHLIDNITKLVFDSSRAKLNLGRQKSLPLSVYFIVKMRNMWLQMKWGVCNASMRIMWLAYSSGYS, encoded by the exons ATGGATGAATATTCTGCTAAAAGAGCCACTGATGGGGTGGTAGTCCCTAGAAAGGGGATACGCCATGCATTTAGAGATACTGCTAACGCCAGAGATCAAAATGGTCAGGTGTGCAGCCGCATTACTTGTAGTAGCAGAGTCAATACTCCTAAAGGTGCTCAAATTGGTTCTTCTGAAAAAGGTAAATCTTTGAAACCTTCAATCCAATCTTCTTCAGCTGGCAAGGAAGCAATTGGAAGCTCCTCTAGAACATTTTTCAAGACTAATAGCCCAGGAAAACCGCTTATAAAGCCACGGAAATCACCATCATCTCAGTTAGAGACAGATTCATCTGAAATTAGTAGTGTACAGGATGATTCAGAAGTTTCAAAACTCGCCCCTCCCCCTGAAAAAAGTCAGACAAATGTTCAAGCTGAATTGGAAAATACAGTGTCTGGTAATGCCATGATGGAAGTAGGAAGCTCTAGTGTAGTATCCAATACAAGATCTCGGAGGAATTTTCATCCAAAGCCTGGATTAAGGGGCCAAGAAATTAAAAGCACTGGTCCAGTGACACGTGCTGGTACCAGTAGGTATGGATTGAGGAACCTCAAATGCAACACTATTTCTGATGTCATCCCTGCTGGTTGTTCACCTTCAGATTCAACCCTTAACAGAAAGAAGGATGtcataaaaaagagaaattgtGAAGGGGAAGGTAGTTCCACTGGTAGAGGGAAGAAAATGAGCGGGTCTTCATTAGAAGCACGAAATTCTGGCTCCAGAAATGGCATATCTATCTCTGATTCAAGAATATCTAGGAATACTCCTCACAGGGACAGGTCAGACAGCAACATGGCACCAGTTAGAACTCGAAAATTGATTAGTGGTCGTACCAGGGGAAGGCTTTCTAGCCAAGGAAATGCCAATCCCATGCCACCTAATGAGTCCCTTGTCAAGATACCTGATTTGCCCCGTTCTGGTGGTCTTAATATTCCTGGTGTATCACGTCATACTTCTGTAGATAGTCCCTTAAGTTGTCCTAGCTCTCATAGTAGACCAGTTACTGGCAGTGAGGAGTTATATGGTGTTATGCCTGTATCTCCTTCAGAGTATGGCCTCACTCATTCTCTAATGAATCTGGATAGCTTTCGACGACGTTACAACATGGATAGTATTGCAGAG gtATTGGTGGCACTTGATAGGATTGAACAAGATGTTGAGCTAACACATGAG CAAATTCGTTTACTGGAATCCAACTTGTTCCTAACTGGACTAAACTTCTACGATCCACATAGAGACATGCGATTGGACATTGATAACATGTCGTATGAG CAACTGCTGGCTTTGGAAGAGAGGATGGGTACTGTGAGCACAGCTCTAACAGAGGAAACACTATCAGAATGCCTAAAGAAAAGTTTCTACCAGTCCCCACCCTCTGAAAATGCAGCTGAGAGTTGCAATGAACATAAGGATGATACCAAATGCAGCATTTGCCAG CATTTGATTGACAATATCACAAAATTGGTATTTGATTCCAGCAGAGCTAAATTAAATCTTGGTCGGCAAAAGTCTCTGCCGCTTTCTGTATATTTCATTGTAAAGAT GAGGAATATGTGGCTGCAGATGAAGTGGGGAGTCTGCAATGCGAGCATGCGTATCATGTGGCTTGCATACAGCAGTGGCTACAGCTAA